In one window of Haliaeetus albicilla chromosome W, bHalAlb1.1, whole genome shotgun sequence DNA:
- the LOC138683645 gene encoding cyclin-dependent kinases regulatory subunit 2: MANKQIYYSDKYFDEQYEYRHVMLPRELSKQVPKTHLMSEEEWRRLGVQQSLGWVHYMIHEPEPHILLFRRPLPKDEQK, translated from the exons ATGGCTAATAAGCAGATCTACTATTCCGACAAGTATTTTGATGAGCAGTACGAGTATCG ACATGTGATGCTGCCAAGAGAACTTTCAAAGCAAGTACCAAAAACTCATCTAATGTCTGAAGAGGAATGGAGACGACTTGGTGTTCAGCAAAGTCTTGGCTGGGTTCACTACATGATCCATGAGCCAG agccaCATATTCTTCTCTTCAGAAGACCTCTTCCAAAGGATGAGCAAAAATGA